CGCTGTCACGGCGGCGCCAATTCTGTTTTCTGGAGGGATCATCATGGCGCCGCTACTGCAAGCGACCAGCATCGGCAAGACGTATCCGGGTGGCGTGGTCGCCAATGACGGAGTCAATCTGACGGTTTCAGCTGGAGAGGTTCACGCTGTCGTGGGTGAAAACGGCGCCGGAAAATCGACCCTGATGAAAATCCTGTTCGGCATTGAGCGACCGGACGCCGGCGAACTCACCCTGGATGGCAAGCCGGTGAGCTTTGCCAATCCCCGCGACGCCATCGATGCGGGCATTGGCATGGTTTTCCAGCATTTCTCTCTGGTGCCCTCGTTCTCGGTCTATGAGAACGTCGTGCTGGGGTCCGAACCCCGATCCGGCGCCAGGTTTGACCGCAAGCGCGCCATCGAAGAGGTGCGTGCCCTGTCGAAGCGCTTCCGGCTCAAGGTTGATCCCCTGCCTGCCGTGGGGACGTTGCCCGTAGGACAACAACAACGCGTGGAAATCCTCAAGGCGCTATACCGCGACGCGCGCATTCTCATTCTCGACGAGCCCACAGCTGTTCTTGCCCCCCAAGAGATCGAGGAACTGTTTGTCGCTGTGCGTGAACTGGTCGCGCAGGGCCGGACCGTCATCTTCATAGCCCACAAGCTGCCCGAGGTTTTGGAAATCTCCGACCGCATCACCGTAATGCGTGCCGGACGATCGGTGGGCGAAGTGGGGCGCAGCGAGATCACCGAGCAAGGCCTGGCCACCATGATGGTCGGCCGCGACGTGGCGCTGCGCGTTGATCGTGCGGCGACCGCTGGTGCGCTGGCCTGCGAAATCAAGGCGCTCTGGGTCAGGAGCGAGAGCGGCCAACCCTCGCTGGAAGACCTAAATCTGCGTGTTCATGCCGGCGAAATCGTTGGACTTGTTGGCGTAGAAGGGAACGGGCAGGCCGCACTGATCGACGCCATATCGGGCGCCGGGCCAATGTCCGCAGGTGTCGCCTATCTCAACGGCACCAGTCTGGGGCCGCTCAGCACGCTGGAACGGCGCGCGATCGGGGTAGCC
The DNA window shown above is from Devosia litorisediminis and carries:
- a CDS encoding ABC transporter ATP-binding protein, with translation MAPLLQATSIGKTYPGGVVANDGVNLTVSAGEVHAVVGENGAGKSTLMKILFGIERPDAGELTLDGKPVSFANPRDAIDAGIGMVFQHFSLVPSFSVYENVVLGSEPRSGARFDRKRAIEEVRALSKRFRLKVDPLPAVGTLPVGQQQRVEILKALYRDARILILDEPTAVLAPQEIEELFVAVRELVAQGRTVIFIAHKLPEVLEISDRITVMRAGRSVGEVGRSEITEQGLATMMVGRDVALRVDRAATAGALACEIKALWVRSESGQPSLEDLNLRVHAGEIVGLVGVEGNGQAALIDAISGAGPMSAGVAYLNGTSLGPLSTLERRAIGVANIPEDRIAQGLAGGASVAENLVATKLGDRRYVRRGLLDLRAIKANAEALIARYSVRVGGADQAVATLSGGNMQKVVVARELSEQPKLLLVSQPTRGVDLGATQFIWRSLTDARDAGAAVLLSSADLTELLALSDRLVVFYRGKLVAAFHNDDTLTPEVLGSYMLGLAVQTQEEVMGALR